A DNA window from Pseudoalteromonas spongiae UST010723-006 contains the following coding sequences:
- a CDS encoding DEAD/DEAH box helicase family protein has protein sequence MAYQLRPYQQEAVEKTLAHFRKSNHSAVIVLPTGSGKSLVIAELARLARKKILVVTHVKELVEQNHEKYESFGLKASIYSAGLKQKSLAHQVTFASVQSLGQNLDALNDEYSLVIIDECHRVSGDDNSQYQKLISHIKGKNSELKVLGLTATPYRLGLGFIYRFHYHGFVRGDGNAPFEHCIYELPLRYMIKHQYLTPPKLINAAITHYDFDSLSKDAFGRFSERDLNQLLQENQRATKAIINQVLELSDSCQGVMIFASTIQHAQEIIEYLPKTQSALVIGDTHNAERDAIIRRFKAKDIKYLVNVSVLTTGFDAPHVDFIAILRPTESVSLYQQIVGRGLRLAEGKTECLVIDYAANGFDLFHPEVGSVKPNSDSEPVQVLCPGCGFANTFWGKTDSDGKVIEHFGRRCQGILEDEGHSEQCDFRFRYKECEQCGAQNDIAARLCHQCHQPIVDPDDKLRDALNLKNALVLRVSGMQLEAHNQRLKVTYHDEDGADVSEYFSLSSDKASFYFKRQFLRVGVPSKIDFSNPNSVVTHQSLLKVPDFVVAKRDKGKHKVVERIFDYQGQFRKAHELR, from the coding sequence GTGGCCTATCAATTAAGACCTTATCAGCAAGAAGCGGTTGAAAAAACCTTAGCTCACTTTCGCAAAAGCAATCACTCAGCGGTTATTGTATTACCCACAGGGTCAGGGAAAAGTTTAGTAATTGCCGAACTCGCGCGTCTTGCACGTAAAAAAATATTGGTGGTGACACATGTTAAAGAGCTTGTGGAGCAAAACCATGAAAAATATGAAAGTTTTGGCTTAAAAGCGAGTATTTATTCGGCAGGGCTTAAACAAAAGTCGCTTGCACACCAGGTTACCTTTGCTAGCGTTCAGTCACTTGGGCAAAACCTTGATGCGCTAAATGACGAGTATTCATTGGTAATTATCGATGAATGTCACCGCGTCTCTGGCGATGATAATTCACAATATCAAAAGTTGATTAGCCATATAAAAGGGAAGAACTCTGAGTTAAAAGTGCTGGGTTTAACCGCTACACCGTATCGTTTAGGACTTGGTTTTATTTATCGTTTTCATTACCACGGCTTTGTAAGGGGAGATGGAAATGCCCCGTTTGAACATTGCATTTATGAACTGCCATTAAGGTATATGATTAAGCATCAATACCTTACGCCACCAAAATTAATCAATGCCGCAATCACGCACTATGACTTTGATTCACTCAGTAAAGATGCGTTTGGGCGTTTTAGCGAACGTGATCTCAACCAACTGCTGCAAGAAAATCAGCGTGCAACTAAAGCGATTATTAATCAGGTGCTTGAGCTATCTGACTCGTGTCAGGGTGTGATGATTTTTGCTTCAACCATTCAACACGCACAAGAGATCATTGAATATTTACCAAAAACGCAAAGTGCGCTGGTGATTGGTGATACCCATAACGCTGAACGCGATGCAATTATTCGTCGATTTAAAGCAAAAGACATTAAATATTTGGTGAATGTATCAGTACTCACTACAGGCTTTGATGCACCGCATGTGGATTTTATCGCTATTTTAAGGCCAACCGAGTCGGTTAGTTTGTATCAACAAATCGTTGGTCGGGGTTTACGCCTCGCTGAAGGTAAAACCGAATGCTTGGTCATTGATTATGCCGCTAATGGCTTTGATTTATTTCACCCCGAGGTTGGCAGCGTTAAACCTAATAGTGACAGCGAACCCGTGCAGGTGCTGTGCCCCGGTTGTGGTTTTGCTAACACCTTTTGGGGCAAAACCGATAGTGATGGCAAAGTAATAGAGCATTTTGGTCGTCGTTGTCAAGGGATCTTAGAAGACGAGGGGCATAGCGAGCAGTGTGACTTTCGCTTTCGCTATAAAGAATGTGAGCAGTGTGGCGCACAAAATGATATTGCCGCGAGGCTGTGTCATCAGTGCCATCAACCTATTGTTGATCCTGATGATAAGTTACGTGATGCGCTTAATTTAAAAAATGCGTTGGTATTGCGTGTCAGTGGCATGCAGTTAGAAGCACATAATCAGCGACTGAAAGTGACTTATCATGATGAAGATGGTGCAGACGTGAGCGAATACTTTAGTTTATCGTCAGACAAAGCGTCGTTTTATTTTAAACGGCAGTTTTTGCGCGTGGGTGTTCCCAGTAAAATTGATTTTTCTAACCCTAACTCAGTCGTTACTCATCAATCATTGCTAAAGGTGCCGGACTTTGTGGTTGCAAAACGAGACAAAGGTAAACATAAAGTGGTAGAGCGAATTTTTGACTACCAAGGGCAATTTAGGAAAGCACATGAGTTAAGATAA
- a CDS encoding PhoH family protein, whose amino-acid sequence MSNQLKTLETYLEPSDNKRLASLCGPFDENIKQIERRLGVEIAHRENHFKITGNAHNVIAATEIIKNLYIETQPVKGISKDIEPDLVHLTIQETTVLEQDDDLYRDELVIKTRRGVVKPRNPNQATYIKNVLLHDIAFGIGPAGTGKTYLAVAAAVDALERQEIRRILLTRPAVEAGEKLGFLPGDLSQKVDPYLRPLYDALFEMLGFERVERLIEKNVIEVAPLAYMRGRTLNDAFIILDESQNTTVEQMKMFLTRIGFNSKAVITGDITQVDLPRGARSGLRHAIEVLSDVEAISFNFFKSHDVVRHPVVAAVVEAYEKHDEVERLKKIEKKKQQELDKANTQNESDAT is encoded by the coding sequence TTGAGTAACCAGTTAAAAACGTTAGAAACTTACCTCGAACCCTCAGACAATAAACGTCTAGCATCACTTTGTGGTCCATTCGACGAAAATATAAAACAAATCGAACGTCGACTTGGTGTGGAAATCGCCCATCGTGAAAACCACTTTAAAATCACTGGCAACGCACATAATGTGATTGCGGCAACAGAGATTATTAAAAATCTCTACATCGAAACACAACCGGTTAAAGGTATCAGCAAAGATATCGAACCAGATTTGGTGCATTTAACAATTCAAGAAACCACGGTACTCGAGCAAGACGATGATTTATATCGTGACGAACTTGTTATCAAAACCCGCCGCGGCGTTGTAAAGCCTCGTAACCCAAACCAAGCAACCTATATTAAAAACGTACTGTTGCATGATATAGCCTTTGGTATTGGCCCTGCAGGTACAGGTAAAACCTATTTGGCGGTAGCTGCGGCAGTAGATGCCCTTGAACGTCAAGAAATTCGCCGTATTTTACTTACTCGCCCTGCGGTAGAAGCAGGTGAAAAACTGGGCTTTTTACCGGGTGATTTAAGTCAAAAAGTCGACCCATACCTACGCCCGCTTTATGATGCACTTTTTGAAATGTTAGGCTTTGAGCGAGTTGAGCGTTTAATTGAAAAGAATGTGATTGAAGTTGCCCCGCTTGCCTACATGCGTGGTCGCACCTTAAACGACGCCTTTATTATTTTAGATGAAAGCCAAAACACTACCGTTGAACAAATGAAAATGTTCTTAACGCGTATTGGTTTTAACTCTAAGGCGGTGATTACTGGCGACATTACGCAGGTTGATTTACCCCGTGGTGCGCGCTCAGGGCTTCGTCATGCCATTGAAGTATTGAGCGATGTAGAAGCGATTAGCTTTAACTTCTTTAAGTCACACGATGTTGTGCGTCACCCTGTTGTTGCTGCAGTTGTAGAAGCGTACGAAAAACACGATGAAGTTGAACGCTTAAAGAAAATCGAGAAGAAAAAGCAGCAAGAGCTTGATAAAGCCAATACGCAAAATGAGTCAGACGCAACATGA
- the ychF gene encoding redox-regulated ATPase YchF yields MGFKCGIVGLPNVGKSTLFNALTQAGIEAANFPFCTIEPNTGVVAVPDARLDQLAAIVNPQKVLATTMEFVDIAGLVKGASKGEGLGNQFLANIRETDAIGHVVRCFENENIVHVAGQIDPADDIDVINTELVLADMEAADRAVQRNAKKAKGGDKDAKFELVVLEKVKAHLDEGLTLRSLELEKEEKAAIQYINFLTIKPTMYIANVNDDGFENNPFLDKVREIAAQENAVVVPVCAEIEAELSELDDEDKKEFMDDLGLEEPGLNRVIRAGYELLNLQTYFTAGVKEVRAWTIPVGATAPQAAGKIHTDFERGFIRAQTIGFDDYIEFKGESGAKEAGKMRQEGKDYIVKDGDVMNFLFNV; encoded by the coding sequence ATGGGTTTTAAATGTGGCATCGTTGGTCTACCAAATGTAGGTAAATCAACACTATTTAATGCACTTACGCAGGCTGGTATCGAAGCTGCAAACTTTCCATTTTGTACCATCGAACCAAATACAGGCGTTGTTGCGGTTCCAGATGCACGCCTAGATCAACTAGCTGCTATCGTAAATCCACAAAAAGTACTGGCAACAACAATGGAATTTGTTGATATTGCAGGTCTTGTAAAAGGTGCGTCAAAAGGTGAAGGTTTAGGTAACCAATTCCTCGCAAATATTCGCGAGACTGATGCAATTGGTCACGTTGTACGTTGTTTTGAAAATGAAAACATTGTACACGTTGCAGGTCAAATTGACCCTGCAGACGATATTGACGTTATCAATACTGAACTTGTGCTTGCTGATATGGAAGCGGCTGATCGAGCAGTGCAACGTAACGCTAAAAAAGCAAAAGGCGGCGACAAAGACGCGAAATTCGAACTCGTTGTGCTTGAAAAGGTGAAAGCGCACCTTGATGAAGGCCTTACACTTCGTTCATTAGAGCTTGAAAAAGAAGAAAAAGCAGCAATCCAGTACATCAACTTCTTAACTATTAAGCCGACAATGTACATTGCCAACGTAAATGACGATGGTTTCGAAAATAACCCATTCTTAGATAAAGTGCGTGAGATTGCAGCACAAGAAAATGCGGTAGTTGTACCTGTATGTGCTGAAATCGAAGCTGAGCTTTCAGAATTAGACGACGAAGACAAAAAAGAGTTTATGGATGACTTAGGCTTAGAAGAGCCAGGTTTAAACCGTGTAATTCGCGCGGGCTATGAATTGCTTAACTTACAAACCTACTTCACTGCTGGTGTTAAAGAAGTACGTGCATGGACTATTCCTGTCGGTGCAACGGCGCCGCAAGCTGCAGGTAAAATCCACACTGACTTTGAACGCGGCTTTATTCGTGCTCAAACTATCGGCTTTGATGACTACATTGAGTTCAAAGGCGAATCAGGTGCTAAAGAAGCAGGTAAAATGCGTCAAGAAGGTAAAGATTACATTGTTAAAGATGGCGATGTAATGAACTTCTTATTTAACGTATAA
- a CDS encoding FAD-dependent oxidoreductase — translation MSLSICIVGGGMVGAAAAVALAKQGHTITLVENKPIDAVKTLEDEQIDIRVSALNLFSENLLQDLGAWQYVKAARNVQYNRLSVQDHHQAPLVFSNEEIGETHLGHIIENSIIQASIWRAFADLAISVKSDLGPLEGILEHSNTVSVCFSSHTIDADLVIVADGARSKTRELLGIGTTGWQYQQACMGVLIKLDAPEQDITWQEFQPTGPVAFLPMQAPYANLIWYNHEDTLNKLATGSKASLKSAILTHYPELPGDFEILNTAVFPLTRQHANNYSKGRCVLVGDAAHAINPLAGQGVNLGFKDVAQLANSLLKEADVLSALKDYEKKRRLPNLAMMSMMDACYFAFSNELTPLKLLRQGAIAGLNKVSPIKSQMLKYAVGHYL, via the coding sequence ATGAGTTTATCTATTTGTATTGTCGGTGGCGGCATGGTGGGCGCAGCGGCCGCAGTGGCGCTTGCAAAACAAGGTCACACCATAACGTTAGTGGAAAATAAACCGATAGATGCCGTAAAAACACTCGAAGATGAACAAATTGATATTCGCGTGTCTGCACTTAACCTTTTCTCTGAAAATTTGTTGCAAGACTTAGGCGCATGGCAATACGTTAAGGCCGCGCGCAATGTGCAATATAATCGTTTGAGTGTACAAGATCATCACCAAGCACCTTTGGTATTTTCCAATGAGGAAATTGGCGAGACCCATCTTGGACACATTATTGAAAATAGCATTATTCAGGCGAGTATCTGGCGTGCGTTTGCTGATTTAGCGATTTCAGTAAAAAGTGATTTAGGCCCGTTAGAGGGAATACTCGAACATAGTAACACTGTGAGTGTGTGTTTTTCATCACATACGATAGACGCTGATTTAGTGATTGTTGCTGACGGTGCACGCTCTAAAACACGAGAACTGTTGGGTATTGGCACTACCGGTTGGCAATACCAACAAGCATGCATGGGTGTGTTAATAAAGCTAGATGCACCAGAGCAAGACATTACATGGCAAGAGTTCCAACCAACGGGCCCTGTTGCATTTTTGCCGATGCAGGCACCTTATGCGAATTTAATTTGGTATAACCACGAAGATACACTAAATAAGCTCGCGACTGGCAGCAAAGCGTCACTTAAAAGCGCGATTTTGACGCATTATCCTGAGTTACCTGGGGATTTTGAGATTCTAAATACAGCGGTATTCCCGTTAACACGCCAGCATGCAAACAATTACAGCAAAGGACGATGTGTATTAGTCGGCGATGCAGCACATGCAATTAATCCGCTTGCAGGGCAGGGCGTAAATCTAGGTTTTAAAGATGTGGCACAATTAGCTAACAGTTTATTAAAAGAAGCTGATGTATTGAGTGCGTTAAAAGATTATGAGAAAAAACGACGTTTACCAAATCTTGCTATGATGAGCATGATGGATGCGTGTTATTTTGCATTTTCTAATGAATTAACACCGCTAAAGCTACTGCGACAAGGCGCTATTGCTGGACTCAATAAAGTCAGTCCGATAAAAAGTCAGATGCTAAAATACGCAGTAGGCCATTATTTATAA
- the miaB gene encoding tRNA (N6-isopentenyl adenosine(37)-C2)-methylthiotransferase MiaB, translating to MGKKLHIKTWGCQMNEYDSQKMADLLDASNGYELTEEAENADVILLNTCSIREKAQEKVFHQLGRWKLLKDDNPDLVIGVGGCVASQEGDTIRQRAPFVDIVFGPQTLHRLPEMIKQVQEESGSVIDISFPEIEKFDRLPEPKAEGPSAFVSIMEGCSKYCTFCVVPYTRGEEVSRPLDDVLLEVAQLAEQGVREVNLLGQNVNAYRGETHDGEICYFSDLLRYVAAIDGIDRIRYTTSHPVEFTPDIIEAYADVPELVDHLHLPVQSGSDRVLALMKRGHTALEYKSTIRKLRKIRPNLSMSSDFIIGFPGESKADFEATMNLINDIGFDMSFSFIYSARPGTPAADLPDDVPESEKKERLYILQNRITQMAQDISRKMFATEQRILVEGPSKKNPMELRGRTENNRVVNFEGPHSVIGQFVDVKITEALPNSLRGELIRTEAEMDLRKDVAPSDILGKAQSQEANELGVATFTP from the coding sequence ATGGGTAAAAAGCTGCATATCAAAACATGGGGCTGTCAAATGAACGAGTACGACTCGCAAAAAATGGCAGACCTATTAGATGCTAGCAATGGTTATGAATTAACTGAAGAAGCAGAAAATGCAGATGTTATTCTTCTAAATACGTGTTCGATTCGTGAAAAAGCACAAGAAAAAGTATTTCACCAGTTGGGCCGTTGGAAACTGTTAAAAGATGACAACCCTGATCTTGTGATTGGTGTAGGTGGTTGCGTAGCATCACAAGAAGGCGACACAATTCGCCAACGTGCACCTTTCGTAGACATTGTTTTTGGTCCACAAACATTGCACCGTCTTCCTGAAATGATCAAACAAGTGCAAGAAGAAAGCGGCTCTGTAATTGATATTTCATTCCCTGAAATCGAAAAGTTCGACCGTTTGCCTGAGCCAAAAGCTGAAGGCCCAAGCGCGTTCGTATCGATTATGGAAGGTTGTTCTAAGTACTGTACGTTCTGCGTTGTACCATACACGCGTGGTGAAGAAGTAAGCCGCCCACTTGATGACGTATTACTTGAAGTTGCGCAACTTGCCGAGCAAGGCGTACGTGAAGTAAACCTACTAGGCCAAAACGTAAATGCGTATCGTGGTGAAACTCACGATGGTGAAATTTGTTATTTTTCAGATTTACTGCGCTATGTAGCGGCAATTGATGGTATCGACCGTATTCGTTATACCACGTCGCACCCAGTAGAATTCACACCTGACATCATTGAAGCCTATGCTGATGTGCCAGAGCTTGTTGACCACTTACACTTACCTGTACAAAGCGGTTCTGACCGAGTTCTTGCATTAATGAAGCGCGGTCATACGGCGCTTGAATACAAATCAACAATTCGTAAATTACGTAAGATCCGCCCTAACCTAAGTATGAGCTCGGACTTTATTATTGGTTTCCCAGGCGAGTCGAAAGCAGATTTTGAAGCGACGATGAACCTTATCAACGATATTGGTTTTGATATGAGCTTTAGCTTTATCTACAGTGCACGCCCTGGTACGCCAGCCGCTGATTTACCTGATGATGTACCAGAATCTGAAAAGAAAGAGCGTTTATACATTTTACAAAACCGCATTACGCAAATGGCGCAAGATATCAGCCGTAAAATGTTTGCAACTGAGCAACGTATTTTAGTTGAAGGCCCATCGAAAAAGAATCCAATGGAACTTCGTGGTCGTACTGAGAACAACCGCGTAGTTAACTTCGAAGGTCCGCACTCTGTAATCGGTCAGTTTGTTGATGTAAAAATTACCGAAGCCTTACCAAATTCACTGCGTGGTGAGTTAATTCGCACTGAAGCTGAAATGGACCTACGTAAAGACGTAGCACCAAGCGATATTTTAGGTAAAGCACAAAGCCAAGAAGCGAATGAGCTGGGTGTAGCAACATTTACACCCTAA
- a CDS encoding HD domain-containing phosphohydrolase: MITASVAIGLQYYFSKQITVSASQQFAEQVAKQVELSISKMDDTAKNTASLLAKYSSLIEGHTLVGKADQILTDLLIDHNDFYAIYYGFDNGDFYELINLETNQKVRKQLDAAMEDRYVKIHIYTDGEQRVRKTEYLNDKLQVRHSKVEESDYDASSRHWFINANTKRVVKSPPYLFHHLQASGQTYSKIVHGTNHVVAVDLTLQTIAKQLNGSFERNRNSDSIEAYIYDNQGELLLSNLNGKDNAALNVEPLTLSSEQQALVKEVGSLTVSNEINWAPVDFSISGMPKGYTPTLISLLGQKLNLDINFINGYTWSELVSLYQNGKIDVLQPVHQTLSNKQWGVYSKPLLNLPLTLATLPKNKTISSLSDLNNKRLAIPEGWSLVAAIKHSYPEITIVEVADLQTALLAVKNGTVDAAIDSQLILAYTAKMFFIDGLQFHTNIDASLLSFDTHLRMVAKDNKIIELLNFALENVTQQELAYLSEQWLTFDRSAKAVDASRVVPYKQLITLSKDNANHNRLQVIEIENTDYLLFIAPTTLGTEEQNYLALLIPTKLAYSEGLSYVTKSIIVTTIILCLLMPLTYFVASPIVAAMRRLSAENTKIKQRKYNAIDVEHSFIKEIDDVFDSLNQMAESIQAHEAKQAELLDSFVKLIAQAIDDKSPYTAGHCNRVPELGLMLVDHASDCDEPHFKAFKLDTDDKKREFKLAAWLHDCGKIITPEHIVDKGTKLECIYNRIHEIRMRFEVLLRDAEISCYKQLLQQPERESELQLELNATQQALYEEYEFVAKINQGGEFMEEDKITRLEEIAKRTWLRHFSDKKGLSPLEELKNDQPDELLPITEQLLADKEGHIIKREQAVEYAPHLGINIEVPEYKANLGELYNLKIGRGTLTAEDRFIINEHIIGTIKMLDSLPFPCELSNVPRYASTHHETLKGTGYPRKLTGDDLSIPERILVLADIFEALTASDRPYKKAKPLSVAIDILHKMSLDQHVDIEVFKLFLRSGVYKQYAQKYMPKEQIDEIDLTKYL, encoded by the coding sequence GTGATTACAGCATCTGTTGCTATTGGCTTACAATATTATTTTTCTAAACAAATTACCGTAAGCGCCAGTCAGCAGTTTGCTGAACAAGTAGCCAAGCAAGTTGAGTTATCAATATCAAAAATGGATGATACGGCGAAAAATACCGCCTCATTACTCGCTAAATATTCATCGTTAATTGAAGGTCATACGCTTGTTGGCAAAGCAGACCAAATTCTCACCGATTTACTTATTGACCATAATGATTTTTACGCTATTTATTATGGATTTGATAATGGCGATTTTTATGAGTTGATTAATCTTGAGACTAACCAAAAAGTCCGGAAACAGCTCGATGCCGCAATGGAAGACCGGTATGTTAAAATACATATTTATACCGATGGCGAGCAAAGAGTTAGAAAAACTGAGTACCTTAACGATAAATTGCAGGTAAGACACAGTAAAGTTGAAGAGAGTGATTATGATGCAAGTAGTAGGCACTGGTTTATTAACGCCAATACAAAACGTGTTGTAAAATCCCCACCTTATCTATTTCATCATTTACAGGCTTCTGGCCAAACCTATTCGAAGATTGTTCATGGCACCAACCATGTTGTGGCTGTTGACTTAACATTGCAAACAATCGCTAAGCAGCTCAATGGCAGCTTTGAGCGTAATCGCAACTCAGATAGCATAGAAGCGTATATTTATGATAATCAAGGTGAGTTACTGCTCAGCAATTTAAATGGCAAAGACAACGCAGCGCTTAATGTTGAGCCGTTAACGCTTTCTAGCGAGCAGCAAGCATTAGTTAAGGAAGTTGGCTCTCTTACTGTTAGTAATGAAATAAATTGGGCGCCGGTCGACTTTTCCATTTCAGGTATGCCGAAAGGGTATACACCAACATTAATCTCTTTACTCGGGCAAAAACTTAACTTAGATATTAATTTTATCAATGGTTATACGTGGTCTGAGTTAGTTTCTTTGTATCAAAACGGCAAAATTGATGTGTTGCAGCCAGTGCATCAAACATTAAGCAATAAACAGTGGGGCGTATATTCTAAGCCTTTGCTTAATTTGCCACTGACACTTGCAACCTTACCCAAAAACAAGACGATTTCATCTCTTTCTGATCTTAATAATAAGCGATTAGCCATTCCTGAAGGCTGGTCACTGGTTGCAGCAATAAAACACAGTTACCCTGAAATCACCATTGTTGAAGTAGCCGATTTACAAACGGCACTGTTAGCAGTTAAAAATGGCACGGTAGATGCCGCAATTGATAGTCAGTTGATACTAGCCTATACGGCGAAGATGTTTTTTATTGACGGACTGCAATTTCATACAAATATTGATGCGAGCTTATTAAGTTTTGATACACACCTTCGTATGGTAGCAAAAGACAACAAAATTATTGAACTGCTAAACTTTGCACTTGAAAATGTAACGCAACAGGAACTTGCTTATTTATCTGAGCAGTGGCTAACGTTTGACCGAAGCGCTAAGGCCGTGGATGCCTCAAGGGTTGTGCCTTATAAGCAATTAATTACTCTGTCAAAAGACAATGCTAACCACAATCGCTTACAAGTTATCGAAATTGAAAATACCGACTATTTACTTTTTATCGCACCTACAACGCTTGGTACAGAAGAACAAAATTACTTAGCCTTGCTGATCCCCACTAAGCTCGCGTATTCAGAGGGGCTAAGCTATGTCACTAAATCAATAATAGTGACAACCATTATTTTATGTTTGTTAATGCCATTAACCTATTTTGTTGCGAGTCCCATTGTCGCTGCAATGCGCCGTTTAAGTGCAGAGAATACAAAAATAAAACAACGAAAATATAACGCAATTGACGTTGAGCATAGCTTTATTAAAGAAATTGACGATGTGTTTGATTCGCTCAATCAAATGGCCGAATCTATTCAAGCACATGAAGCAAAACAAGCAGAATTGCTCGATTCTTTTGTAAAATTAATAGCGCAAGCAATCGATGATAAATCACCTTACACAGCCGGCCACTGCAACCGTGTACCAGAGCTAGGCCTTATGCTTGTTGATCATGCGAGTGACTGCGATGAACCTCATTTTAAAGCATTTAAACTAGATACCGATGATAAAAAACGAGAGTTCAAATTAGCGGCATGGTTACATGATTGCGGCAAAATAATTACGCCAGAGCATATTGTTGATAAAGGTACTAAGTTAGAGTGTATTTATAACCGTATTCATGAGATAAGAATGCGTTTTGAAGTTTTATTACGCGATGCAGAAATTAGTTGTTATAAGCAGTTGCTGCAACAGCCAGAGCGTGAAAGCGAATTACAACTTGAGCTAAATGCTACTCAGCAAGCGCTTTACGAAGAGTACGAATTTGTTGCCAAAATTAACCAAGGTGGCGAATTTATGGAAGAAGACAAAATAACCCGCTTAGAAGAAATAGCAAAACGTACATGGCTGCGCCATTTCAGTGATAAAAAAGGATTATCACCGCTTGAAGAGTTAAAAAATGATCAACCTGATGAATTATTGCCTATTACCGAGCAATTATTAGCTGATAAAGAAGGTCACATCATCAAACGTGAGCAGGCGGTTGAGTATGCGCCTCATTTAGGTATCAATATTGAAGTTCCTGAGTATAAAGCGAATTTAGGCGAGTTGTATAACCTTAAAATTGGTCGTGGCACACTGACCGCGGAAGATCGTTTTATTATTAATGAGCACATTATCGGCACAATTAAAATGCTTGATTCGTTGCCTTTCCCATGTGAATTATCGAATGTGCCACGTTATGCCTCAACTCACCATGAAACACTCAAAGGAACGGGGTATCCACGAAAGTTAACAGGGGATGATTTATCAATACCCGAGCGTATTTTGGTACTTGCCGATATATTTGAAGCACTTACCGCATCCGATAGACCGTATAAAAAGGCAAAGCCCCTTAGTGTGGCGATTGATATTTTGCATAAAATGTCACTCGATCAGCATGTTGATATTGAAGTGTTTAAGCTCTTTTTACGCTCTGGCGTGTATAAACAATATGCACAAAAGTACATGCCAAAAGAACAAATTGATGAGATTGATTTAACTAAATACTTATAG
- a CDS encoding 50S ribosomal protein L25/general stress protein Ctc, with product MSNELYTLDAEVRSDLGTGASRRLRRADKVPAVLYGAEKEAVSLTLAHNKVIKAQEDEGFYSHILTLNIGGEKVEAILKDIQRHPFKPKVMHLDFQRVDANHKIHTKVPVHFLNEEAATKGGNTVAHLVTEIEITCLPAQLPEFIEVDVAALEVGATVHLSDIALPAGVVSVELAKGADHDQAVVTLNAPKGAASEEASEDAAE from the coding sequence ATGTCTAACGAATTATACACATTAGATGCAGAAGTACGTTCTGACTTAGGTACTGGTGCGAGCCGCCGCCTACGCCGTGCTGACAAAGTTCCTGCTGTTCTTTACGGTGCAGAAAAAGAAGCTGTATCTCTAACTTTAGCTCACAACAAAGTGATCAAAGCGCAAGAAGATGAAGGTTTCTACAGCCACATCCTTACTTTAAACATTGGCGGTGAAAAAGTTGAAGCTATCCTTAAAGATATCCAACGTCACCCGTTCAAGCCTAAAGTAATGCACTTAGATTTCCAACGCGTTGACGCTAACCACAAGATCCACACTAAGGTTCCTGTACACTTCCTTAACGAAGAAGCTGCAACTAAAGGCGGTAACACTGTTGCTCACCTTGTAACTGAAATCGAAATCACATGTCTTCCAGCACAACTTCCTGAGTTCATCGAAGTTGACGTTGCTGCGTTAGAAGTTGGTGCAACCGTGCACCTTTCTGATATCGCTCTTCCAGCTGGCGTTGTTTCAGTTGAGCTTGCTAAAGGTGCAGATCACGACCAAGCAGTTGTGACTTTAAACGCTCCTAAAGGCGCTGCTTCTGAAGAAGCTTCAGAAGACGCTGCAGAATAA
- the pth gene encoding aminoacyl-tRNA hydrolase, whose translation MNNIQMLVGLANPGPEYAKTRHNAGAWFIEELAKRYNCILKHDSKHHGLVGKVIIQNQEFKLLIPTTFMNLSGKAVSSLANFYKIPVENILVAHDEMDLEPGIAKIKKGGGHGGHNGLKDIISKMANQKEFMRLRIGIGHPGHKDKVTGWVLGKAPAADQALIDDVVDEAVRCMEILAKDGVLKAQNRLHTFKPVA comes from the coding sequence TTGAATAATATTCAAATGCTTGTGGGCCTGGCTAATCCAGGCCCCGAATACGCAAAAACCCGTCATAATGCTGGTGCATGGTTCATCGAAGAACTTGCCAAACGTTACAACTGCATTCTCAAACACGATTCTAAACATCACGGCCTAGTGGGCAAAGTGATTATCCAAAATCAAGAATTCAAATTATTGATCCCCACTACTTTTATGAACTTAAGTGGTAAAGCGGTCAGTAGTTTAGCCAATTTTTACAAAATTCCTGTCGAAAATATTTTAGTCGCACACGATGAAATGGACCTTGAGCCTGGTATTGCCAAAATTAAAAAAGGCGGTGGACACGGCGGCCATAACGGACTAAAAGACATCATTAGTAAAATGGCAAACCAAAAAGAATTTATGCGTTTGCGAATTGGTATTGGTCACCCAGGTCATAAAGACAAAGTCACTGGCTGGGTACTAGGAAAAGCACCTGCCGCAGATCAAGCTTTAATTGATGATGTGGTGGATGAGGCAGTTCGCTGCATGGAAATACTAGCAAAAGACGGTGTGTTAAAAGCACAAAACAGATTACATACATTTAAACCAGTCGCTTAA